The genomic segment CGCCGCCTGTCAGTGAGCGATACAGCTCTGCTTCCTGCTCGACCCCTTCGGCCAGTTGGCCTTTCGCGCCCTTGTTCAACATAGCGACGATGGAGCCGATTACTTCAAGGTGACTCAGTTCTTCAGTAGCGATGTCGAACAGCAAATCCTTGCGGCCCGGGTCGTCTTCTGCGACCGCCTGAGTAAAGTACCGGCACGCGGCCGCTAACTCGCCTTGAGGTCCGCCGAATTGCTCAAGCATCAGATTGGCGAGGCCCGGATTTGGGGCGGCGACACGCACGGTATATTGAAGTCGTTTGTTGTGGACGAACATTGGTTTCTCCGCTAAGTATGGTTGGGAAACTTTCGACTGCACGCTTCCTTGCGCATCCCGCATACCTGAGCCATTAAATCGTCACAACGCGCCTGCCGATGTTCTGGCACACGCGTTGCGGATTGCAGGGCTCCTAACCACTACCTTGGGAGTTGCACATGACACAGCGAAAGGCCATCGACGATCTGTTCGTTCACATGCTGTCGGATATCTATAGCGCCGAGAAGCAGTTGACCAAGGCATTGGCGAAACTCTCGCGTGCTGCGTCCGATCCGCAATTGAGCGAGGCGCTCAAAATGCACCTGGAGGAAACGCAAGGACAGGTGGAAAGAATCGATAAGGTTGTAGAAACGAGTGGCGTGAAGTTGAAAAGAATGAAGTGCGTCGCGATGGAAGGCTTGATCGAGGAAGGGCAGGAGCTGATCGACGAAATGGAGAAAGGCGCAGTGCTCGATGCCGGCCTGGTCGCTGCCGCGCAAAAGGTGGAACACTACGAAATCGCCGCATACGGCAGCCTGTGCGCGATCGGAAAGCAGTTGGGTTTCACCGATGCCGTCAATCTGCTGAAGGAAACGCTGGAAGAAGAGAAGGCGACGGATTTGAAGCTGACCGAATTCGCGGAGCGAGCCGGCAACGAAAAGGCGAAGCAGCAGAAGTAAGTGGGGAAGTCCCGCCGGCTGAAAAGCGACGCGGGACTGAGAGAGCGGTTTTGATCGTGTGCTCCGGCCCATTCAAGGGCCGGTTTTTTTGCGAGCCACGCGCGCCGCATGACCCGCGACAACTTCGCGCGTCAGGTCTTGTCGCCGACCGCACGGCTGCCGACTGCGTCGAGCTTGCCCTGCAGTTCCATCTTGCGCTGCGCGATTTTCTGACCCAGTCCCTTCACATTGAGATTGGCCTTTCGCAATTCCGGAAACAGTTCGTTCTCTTCTTCCTCCACGTGATGTTGCACCATTTCGCTCATCACTTTGAACGTCGCGTCGAAGCCTTTATCGCCCGCCTTGAGCGTTTCGAATTTGCTGATCAGTGTTTTCACGAGAAAGTGCTCGACGTACGCTTCCTCCACGTCGACCACATCGCCTGACGGCAGCGCTTGAGCCGCAGCGGGGTAGAGCAGTTCTTCTTCGATGATGGTGTGAATGGTGAGCTCTTCGCACGCGCGCTGCGCCAGCGTGGCTTTCGCTTCCAGATCGTCTTCTTTAGCTTCTTTGAACGCAGTGAATAGTCGCTCGACGGCGCGATGATCCGCGATCAGCAGTTCGAGTGCATCGTCTGTATTGGGGTTCGGTTGTTTTTCGGGCATGTCGCTCTCCGTGTTGAAACGCCGCCTGGCGGCAGGTTTGAACGGGGTAACGCAAGCACTGTGCCCATGCGCCGCAGTTTAGTTTTTGCTCTTGCGCGGTGCTGCAGCGTTCAGCAGCGGATTGAACGCTGCTGTTCTCTTCGGCTGCCGCGTGGGCGAGTCGGAGTTTCTCTCTTTGTTTTTGGCGGTGTCTTTCGCTTTGTCTTTCACGTTCGCGGCACGGCCGCGCCGCGGAGCGCGAGCACTCCCGGACAATTGCTGCGCCAGTTCTGCGCTGTCGTCGTCCTGATCCGCGGATTCTTCTTCGTGCTCGTCTACGTCCTCCGCCGCGCTCGCAGGATTTTTAGTTCGCGATACGCCGGCTATGTGCTCGATTACCGACAGGAAGGATTTGCTCGCCGAACGTAACGATTCGCCTGGCAACATGGTGAGAACGACCACTTCGTGAAGCGAGCGTCCGTCGACGGTGCGTTGAGACGGTCTCGTGTCCCAGTCCGTGTTCTCTTGTGCGAAAACGGCCAATAGCCGTTCGAGGACAGCGGGCGATAGCACGCCGCCGTCGTACAGGCTGATGATTGCGCGCTCGGCAAGAGCGAACGGCGAAGCGGAAGTTTTAGGCATCGTTTTGTGCTCTTCGCCGGGCGCGCTGTTTCGACGATTGTCGCCGGTCAGACGGTTTGCCTTGCTTCACTGTCCTTCAGCTCACCGTGCCGATGCGCATGCGTGGCCGCATATTTGAGCTCGAAGTGTGCGCCTTTGCCGCTGCGCGTAGGCGGAAAATGTTCTCCCTTTACGCACGTTACTTCGAAGGTGTCTTTGCCGTCGTCGTGAACGACTGAATAGATGCCGGCGGTCTTGACGATTTCGCCGGGCTTGAACGAGTTATCTCCTGCCATTGTGAAACTCCGTGGGTAAGTAAGCGACAACCTTCGTCATGCAACGCTCGTGCCACGCTTCCCGGTGCGCTCAGAACGCCCGCAATGGACTCGACCTCCGAGCGGGCCCCATGGGACTGCTCTCTTCCAGAAGTATCTGAACGATGCCGCGAGTCGACACGCTGACCCATGCCGAACGAACGTCTTTCACGCTGACCCAGCGGCATCGGCTGATTTCATTGCTCGGTATCGGCTCGACGTTGTCGGGAATACGCGCGGCAAATACATAGTGTCGAGTGCGGGCGCCCCAGAACTCGAAAATGTACTGGAGCGGGATGCCGCTCATTTGAGTCTCTTCAAGAAGCTCGCGAGCGGCTGCGTCGAACGCGGGCTCACCGATCTTGCATCGACCGCCGGGCAGCGCCCATCGTCCGTTGGATCTTGCGACCAGCAGGATGTGAATAGCGCGCAGGCAAAGGATGGTGGCTCGATGCTTCATGACATTTCGGGGTAATCAGTGCGACTTTGGCGCACGTTGCATGTTGCATGCCTTGCCGATGAGTCCACCGGGAACTGTAAATGCTACTTGCACAAACGGCGCTTTCGGCCAAACGGTCGGTTTTTCTCGTGTAATCCAATTCGAATCATTGTCCGTAGAGGTGGTGAATATGTCGAAGCCACATCGGTTTCCTCCCGCACTTGCCGTCCCCGCTGTCGTCTTTATCATCATTGGCCTGGCGCTAGCTGGGGGCGGAGTCCCGCTCGTCGCGCTGGGTGGTTCGTGGTATTACGTGGTGACTGGGATCGCGATTGCGCTGACCGGCGTGCTGCTCAGCATTCGCCGACGTTCGGCGCTATGGTTATTCGCGCTGATTCTGTTCGGTTCGACGATCTGGGCCGTGGTGGAAGCGCGCTTCGACTTCTGGCAATTGTTGCCGCGTTTGTGGGTGTGGCTTGTACTCGCTCTGTGGCTTTTGCTGCCGCCCGTCACACGCAAACTGGTGTTCGGGCCACCGGCCGCGCATCGCGAGGGCGTCGTGCCGTTGACTGCCGCCGTGATCCTGACCGTACTCCTCGGCCTCGTCACAGCGTTCAATCATCCGTATGATCGCGCGGGCACCCTGGCTTCCACTGCCGCTCCGCCCACTACACCGATTGCCGGTGACGCGAACCGGCAGGCGGCCGACTGGACCGACTACGGCGGCTCGCCGCTCGGTCAGCGCTATTCGCCGCTTACGCAAATCACACCGGAAAATGCGGGGCAACTGAAAGTGGCCTGGCAGTTCGAAACAGGCGACAAGCCGGGCCCGGGCGACCCCACCGAAACTACCGATGAGAACACGCCGATCAAGGTCGGCAACAAGCTCTTCCTTTGCACGCCGCACAGTATCGTGATCGCGCTCGATCCGGCGTCGGGCAAGGAACTCTGGCGATATGATCCGCATATTCAGAGTCCCGTCGGCTTCAAGCACTGGGAGCATATGACTTGCCGCGGCGTGTCATATCACGACGACGCGATGTATCCGGCAAACGCCGCGGTAGCAGCGGCCGATAATGCGGCGGCATCAGCGCCTACTGAAGGCGCGGCTGCAGGCGCGCCTGCAAGCACTGATGCGAGCGCTGCCGCTTCGAATCCCCAAGCATCGGCTTCGGCGCCTGCGGCGGATGGCGCATCAGCGACCACTGACGCGGCCAACGGTGCTTCCACAGCGGCGGGAGCAGAGCAATCGGCATCCGCAGCCACGGCCGCCAGCGATACGTCGGCTGCGACCCAACAGACGGCCGCCGCTGCCGTGAGCGCCGAATGTCCGCGCCGCATTTTCCTGCCGACCGCCGATGCACGATTGATTGCGCTCAATGCCGACACGGGCCAGCCATGCACGCATTTTGGTAATAACGGTCAAATCGACCTGCGCACGAATATCGGTCCCTTTACGCCGGGCGGTTATTACTCGACGTCGCCGCCCGCGGTAACTCGCGATCTGGTCATCATCAGCGGCCACGTCACGGATAACGAGTCGACCAACGAGCCCTCGGGGGTCACCCGCGCGTTCGACGTGCACGACGGTCATCTCGTGTGGAACTGGGATGCGGGTAATCCAGACGAGACCCAGCCGATTACAGGCAATCAGACGTACGTTCGCAATTCGCCGAACATGTGGTCGGTCTTCAGCGTGGATGAAAAACTCGGCATGGTGTATTTGCCGCTCGGCAATCAGACACCCGACCAGTGGGGCGGCCTGCGCACGCCGGCCTCGGAGAAGGTGGCGGCGGGCGTCGTTGCACTGGATCTCGCAACCGGCAAGATGCGCTGGAATTACCAGTTCACTCACCACGATCTATGGGACATGGACGTAGGCGGCCAACCTTCGCTGATCGACCTGCAGACACCCAGTGGCGTGCAACCTGCGCTGATTGCATCGACGAAACAAGGCAGTTTGTACGTGCTGAACCGCGAGACCGGCAAGCCGATCGTGCCGATCACGGAAGAACCCGTACCGCAGGGCGCAGGAACCGGCGATCACACTTCGCCTACTCAACCGTTCTCCGCACTGAACTTCAAACCGCCGAAAGTACGCGAGCGCGACATGTGGGGCACCAATCCTTTCGATCAGCTGTGGTGCCGCGTCAAGTTCAAATCGCTGCGATATGACGGCATGTTCACGCCGCCGTCCGAGCAGGGATCGCTCGTATTTCCAGGCAATTTCGGAGTGTTCGATTGGGGCGGCATTGCGGTGGACCCGGTTCGCCAGATACTGATCGCGAACCCGAGTTACATGGCTTTCACTTCAAAGCTGGTGCCGCGCTCGCAGATTCCGTCCGATAACGGAGAGAAGAAGGGCAGTGAAACAAGCGGCATCAAGCTCGCTCGCGGCACGCCTTACGGTTTCGAGCTCAATGCGTTCCTTTCGCCGCTCGGCATTCCATGCCAGGCGCCGCCGTGGGGATATGTCGCGGGCGTCGATCTGCGCACGAAGCACATTGTGTGGGAACACAAGAACGGTACGATCCGCGATAGCGCGCCGCTGCCCATTCCCATGCCGCTCGGCGTGCCGAGTCTGGGTGGCATGATCACGACTGCTGGCGGTGTGGCATTCCTCTCCGGTACGCTTGATTACTATCTGCGCGCTTACGATGTACGTACTGGCGACCGGCTGTGGCAAGCCCGCTTGCCCGCAGGCGGGCAGGCAACGCCAATGACCTACGCCGACAGCAACGGCAAGCAGTATGTGCTGGTCACCGCGGGCGGGCACGGCTCGCTCGGCACGAAGCAAGGTGATTACGTGATCGCGTACACGCTGCCCTGAAAGAGCGTTTGAGGATCGCGCGCGAGCGGGCGCCGCAGGAGCGTCGCGGTTAAGGCCCGCCGCGCGCTTGTGATAGGCGCGCGAGTTTCTGCGTCAAGTAAGCGAATGCACTCCAATGTGCATCCGGTTGAAAACGTTACGCGTCGGCGCGCAAACATTCCAGCCGCCGTGACGCATGCAGAACGTTCGAAGATCGCTTAATGCGTAGCGACGTGTAATACAGCTTTCAATATGCCTGCCACAAGCGCGACGGTTGCAACGCCCAGCAACCACAGGCCGACAAACCATGCGAATCGTCGCCACATGTTAGTGATATCCCTCACCGGGACGCATTTTGCCTTTGAAAACCGAATAGGCATACACCGTATAGCCGAGAATCATCGGAACGGTAATCGCTGCGCCCACCAGCAGAAATAAGAGGCTTGCGTGGGGCGCGGCGGCATCGCGGAAGGAAATGGCAGGTGGCACGAGATACGGATACAGACTGATCAGAAGACCTGCATAGCAAAGAATGAAAATGCCATAGGCGAAGAGTAGAGGCAGCGCCTGGCGCCGCGCCGAAAGGCTGCGCCAGAAGCCGGCCGCGAGAAGAATCAGCAGTACCGGCACGGCGGCGGTGAATGCAATGTCCGGCCAGCGGAACCAGCGTGCAGCGAGCGAGCCTTGCAACATTGGCGTCCACAGCGTAACCACGACGATCAGCGCAAGCACCGCCACTGCCATGGTGCGCGCATAACGCCGGCAGCGCTCGTGCAGCGGTCCTTCGGTGCGCCAGATCAGCCAGCACGATCCAAGCAATGTATAGCCGACGACCACGGCGAGGCCGCACAGCACGGTGAAGCCGGTAAGCCAGTCCCACCAGCCGCCGGAATACGACACTCCCTTCACGTGGATGCCCTGAAGCAGTCCGCCCAGCACGAGTCCCTGGCACAAAGCGGCCATGGTGGAACCCGAAAAGAAAGCGACGTCCCACCACGCGCGGCCAGAACCCGTTGCGCGAAAACGGAATTCAAAGGCCACGCCGCGAAACACGAGTGCGAGCAGCATGGCGATGATCGGCGGATAGAGCGCTGGAAGGATGATCGAATAGGCGAGGGGAAACACGGCGAAAAGTCCGCCGCCGCCGAGCACGAGCCATGTTTCATTGCCGTCCCATACGGGCGCGATGGTGTTCACCATCAGGTCGCGATCGTCCCGGCTGCGTTCGACGGCGAACAGGATGCCCACGCCGAGATCGAATCCGTCGAGCAGCACGTAGGCAAGCACGGCAAACGCTAGGATGGCCGCCCAGACGAGCGGCAGATCAATCGTGGCGGTCATGGCGATCGTCCCGTGCAGAAGTGTTGCCAGTGGTGGTCGATGCGGGCTGCCGTTGCGCCGGTCCGGGCGTGATGCCCGCGCTGCGATGCGGCTTATCCTTGGCGGGCCCTTCTGTCGCGAGCGATGGCGGCCTCGCCATGAGACGCAGTACAAATACCATCGCCGCGCCGAAGACGACCAGATAGACGACGCCGAAAGCCGCAAGCGATGTCGCGACGCCGGGCGCGGCGATGGGCGACACGCTGTCGGCGGTGCGCAAATGGCCATATACGGTGTAAGGCTGACGGCCCACTTCGGTCACGGTCCAGCCGCATAACAGGGCAATGAGGCCGGACGGTCCCATTGCGACCATCAGCCGGTGCAGCCAGCGCGCGCGATAAAGCGAATGACGCGCCCGAAGTGCCAGACTCGCGAAACCGGTCAGCGCCATCAGCACGCCAAGGCCGACCATGACGCGAAAAGCCCAAAAAATAAGCGGCGAAAAGGGGCGGTCTTCTCGCGCGAATTCCTTGAGTCCTCTAATAGAGCCGTTCCATGTATGTGTGAGGATCAGCGCGCCCAGATGCGGGATCTCGACGGCGTAGTCGGTAGTCTCGGTCTTCATGTTTGGCATGCCGAACAAAATCAGCGGTTGGCCCGGTTTGGACTCCCAGTCGCCTTCGAGTGCGGCGATCTTTGCGGGCTGATGCTTGAGCGTGTTCACACCGTGCGCGTCGCCGGCGAGAATCTGGATGGGCGCGACGATGCACGCCATCCATAGCGCCATGGAAGCCATGAGCCGCGCAGGCTCGTTACCGGGATCGCGCAGCAAGTGCCACGCACCCACCGCGCCGACGATGAACGCCACGCTCAGATAGGCCGCGAGCACCATATGCACGAGCCGGTAAGGGAACGAAGGGTTGAAGATGATGCTGAGCCAGTCGGTGGGCACAAAGCGGCCGTCGACCATCTCGAATCCTTGCGGCGTTTGCATCCATGAATTTGCAGCGAGAATCCAGAAGGCGCTTAGCAAAGTGCCGATAGCGACGAGCACTGTGGCAAGAAAATGCAGCTTGGGGCCGACACGGGTCATGCCAAACAGCATCACACCAAGAAAGCCCGATTCGAGGGAAGAACGCGGTTAGTACTTCGTAACCCATAAGCGGGCCGACAACAGGTCCCGCCCGATAGGCAAAGCCCGCCCAATTGGTGCCGAACTCATACGACATGACAAGGCCAGACACCACGCCGACGCCGAATACCACTGCGAAAATCGTCAGCCAGTAGCGGAATACGGCCAGGTACACCGGCTTGCCGGTGAAAAGCCATGCGCCCTCGAGCACTGCAAGGTAGCTGGCGAGCCCGATGGACATTGCCGGGAAAATAATGTGAAAGGCGATGGTGAAACCGAACTGCGTTCGGGCAAGAAACAGTGCGTCGACCGAGGGTGGCATTACGGTACCTCGAATAAGGACGTGGCTGACCTGATGGACGGATTCGCAATTTGCGCCGCAGCGCATGCTTCTGAATATAAGCAATGTAAATGCAAATGCGTGGCCTGACGGTGTCTGCCGGCATAGCGCGGGCACCCGTGCAAGACCATGCGAAAGGCGTGTAAACCTATTGTCAGGAGCATGCGCTCTTTTCGCCAACAGGTACACACTTTGCTCTCGTTCTGTACTGACGTTCGCGCGGAGACCGTGATGAAAGAAAAGGACACGACACGAGATTACCCCTACGCATCGGGCGGATGGGGATCGCTGAAGGCAGTCACCACAATCCTCGCGCAGGAGCATGTCGGCCTGAAAGACAGTGCCGTGCTCGCGAAGCAGAACAAGCCGGACGGCTTTATGTGCGTGAGCTGTTCGTGGGCCAAGCCGGCCGACCCGCACGTATTCGAGTTCTGTGAGAGCGGCGCGAAGGCTACTGCCTGGGACCTGACGTCCAAGCGAATGACGCCAGAGTTCTTTCAGCTGCATACCGTGACCGAACTGCTGTCATGGCACGACCATGACCTGGAAGAAGCGGGGCGGCTCACCGATACGACGATCTACTCGCTGGACGATCGCTTTCGCGGCGTGAAGGGTAACCGCATGATTGTGCTGATGAATGAAGACGATATGGCGGCGAGCGGTCTGACCGAAGGCGACAAGATCGGCTTGCAGACCATTTCCGACGACGGCTTCGACCGGCGCGTAAGCGGACTCACCGTCAAGGCTTACGACATTCCGCGTGGCTGCATTGCCGGCTACTACCCGGAATGCAATCCGCTGCTGCCGCTCTGGCATTACGCCGAAGAAAGTAAAGTGCCTGGCGCCAAGTCCATTCCGGTGCGGATTGTCGAAAAGCCGGTTGCTACATCTGGTGCATGACAGACCCGCCGGGCTACGATTGCCCGGCGGCGGATTCCGGAGCCGCTTTCTGCGCGGTCAATCGGCGTAGCGCGATCTGCGCGACTTCGGCAAGCATTGCGTCGCGCCAATCACGAGCAGAGATCCGAGCAGGAAAGTCGCAATCGGGAATGTACCTGCGGTATTCACTGCAATTTCCCGTGGACGCTCACCAAGAAGCTGCATTCTACGGCGCGTCATTTTCGAGCCGAGCGAACGCAGCTCGCCTTTCAGTGCCCGCTCGGCCGCAGGCAGCAGTACGGTTTCTTCGTCGGCCACGTGATGCATGACCTCGCGCATCAGTTGCTGAAAAAGACCGTCGTATGCGGCATCCTCGGGTCCGCTTGCACGTAGCTTTGCGATGGTGGCGCGCATTTCGTCGTGTTCGGGCTGGCTCTTTTCGAGCGTTTTATCCTCGCTCATTACACCGGCCAATGCCGGATAAAAGATTTCTTCTTCCAGTTGTGCGTGAATTTCGAGTGCGGCACAAACGGAATTAACGATTGCGCGCTTGCGCCACCACGGCGTGTCTGTGTGATAACGATGAAACGCGGCAAGTACATGCATATGATCGAGCCGGATCATCGCGGTAATGGTGGGAGACATCGACGAATTGTTATCGGGCATGGCAGTTCTCCAGAATGACGCGGCGCCGCGCGTCGGTTTGTGGGGATTGTCTGCACGCGAAGTCGACATGCACATGAGCACGCGAATCCGGCATGCGGGCGCTCGCGGATGCGCCACACACCGCATTCGCCATACCTGCAACGTCCCGCTAAGCGGGAATCCTTTCGATGTCTCGCAGCCAGACCGTTGCCTCGCTGTCGCTCGGTGCACGCCAGTCGCCGCGCGGCGACAAGGAGCCGCCCGATCCAACCTTGGGTGCATTCGGAATGCAGGAGCGCTTGAACTGGCTGGTGTGAAAAAAGCGCTCGGCGAAGATCGCCAGATTGTGCTTGATGTCGCCAAGCGTGTATTCGTTGCGCGCCACATGTGGACCTGCAGGCCAGACGCCGCGCTCGCGGTCGGCCCATGCGCAATGCGCGAGGAACGCGACCTTCGACGGTGAAAAGCCGAAGCGCAACAGGTAATAGGGATTGAAGTCCTGCAACTCATACGGACCGATAATGCTTTCGGTCTTCTGGTCGATGACTTTGTCGACCTTGCCGGGCACCAGTTCCGGGCTGATCTCGGTCGCCAGGATCTGCTCCAGCACATGCGAGCCCGCGTCGCCGACTTGGCCCGACTCGGCGACCCAGCGCACCAGATGCGTGATCAGCGTCTTCGGCACGCTCGCATTGACGCTGTAATGCGACATGTGATCGCCCACGCCATAGGTGCACCACCCGAGCGCCAGTTCGCTCAGGTCGCCTGTGCCGATCACAATTGCCTGATGGAAATTGGCGAGCCTGAAAAGGTGGCTGGTGCGCTCGCCCGCCTGAACGTTTTCGAACGTGACATCGTATTGTTTTTCGCCCGACGCAAACGGATGGTGCAAGTCGTGAAGCATTTGCATGCAGCTCGGGCGTATGTCGATTTCCTCCATCGAACAGCCCACGGCTTGCATCAGATCTTTCGCCTGTTGGAGTGTGCGGCTGCTGGTCGCAAAGCCCGGCATCGTGTAACCGAGAATATTCGAGCGCGGCAGCTTCAACCGGTCCATGGCTTTTGCGCATACGAGCAGCGCCTGCGTGGAATCGAGGCCGCCCGAGACACCGATAACCACTTTCGAGATTCCGGCCGCGCCGAGTCTTTGCAGCAGCCCCTGCACCTGAATGTTGTAGACCTCGGCGCAGCGTTCATCGCGTGTCGCGGGATTTGACGGCACATACGGGAAACGGTTGATTGAACGCATGAGCGGCAAATGCTCCGCATCGGGAAGCGAAGCCGGCACGCTGATCACCTGGAATTTGCAGACCTCGTTTGCATGGCGGCGCGTGGACTGGCCGAAAGTGGTTTGCCTCATCCGTTCGCGCGACAGCCGTTCGAGGTCGATGTCGCCGTAAATCACATGGGACGTGTCGACGAAACGCTCCGATTCGGCGAGCAGTTCGCCGTTTTCGTAGATCAGCGCCTGGCCGTCCCATGCGAGGTCGGTTGTAGATTCGCCGCGGCCCGCAGACGAATATAGATACGCGGACAGGCATCGCGCGGATTGCTGCCCGACCAGTTGGTGCCGATAACCGGACTTGCCGATCACGATGTTGGATGCCGAAAGATTGACGAGCACCGTTGCACCCGCGAGCGCCGCAAACGACGACGGCGGCACGGGAACCCATACGTCCTCGCATATTTCTACGTGGAAGCGAAAGAGCGGCGCGTGCGGGACGTCGAACAGCAATGACGCGCCGAAGGGCGCATGCTGTCCGCATAACGTCACTTCGGAGCTAGACGCGTTCTCCGCCGCACTGAACTGGCGGGCTTCGTAAAACTCGCCGTAGTTGGGCAGGTAGCTTTTGGGCACCACACCGCACAGCTTGCCGTTCGAAATCACCAATGCGCAATTGAATAGCTTATGCTCGATCTTCAGTGGCGCGCCGATGACCAGTACCGCGGGAATACTCGTAGAGGCCGCAACGATCTCGCCGATAGCCGATTCGCACGCGTCGAGCAGTGCTCGCTGATGGAAGAGGTCGTCGCACGTATAGGCCGATATGCCGAGTTCGGGAAACACTACAAGCAGTGCGCCCTTCTGTGCGGCCTCGCGGGCCAGTTGCAGCGTCTGCTGCGCGTTGAATTGCGGATCGGCCACGTGGCACACCGGCACCGCAACCGCGACACGTGCAAACTCGTGACTGTACAAATTGAAGAATGATTGCGTCATGATGTGCGGCGCCTATGAATAGCCGGTCGGAAGCGGAAGCTTATCCGCTCCAACCAGTGTTGAACACAGCCCGATGCGGCGTTCGCGACGCGTTCAGGCGGAGTGCGGCGAACCGGGTCGAGCGTATCGTACGTTCGGCAACTGATTGAAGTAATACTCGACTCGCGAAAGCGCGTAAAGCGCTGCGTTTCGCCGGATGGTGGTGCGATCTCCGTCGAACGCTCGCGTTTCGGCAAACATGAATTCACCGTCCCGGCGCTTGTAACGCCACGCAAAGCATTGTGTGCCTGCCGGCAGATCCGTGCCTTTCGGCGGCGGACCCGCGATTCCCGTATTCGAGACTGCGATATTGGCCGAGCACCCTTCGAGGGCGAGTACACCTGTGGCCATCTCCCGGGCGACTGCCTCGCTCGTCAGGCCATGTTCTTCGATCGTCTGCGACCGCACGTTCAGTACACCGCATTTACCCGTCGGCGAGTAAACGACAAGGCCCACGTCGAGACATGCGCCGCTGTCCGGCACGTCTGCCAGCAGAGATGCAATGAGAC from the Paraburkholderia sp. D15 genome contains:
- a CDS encoding NUDIX domain-containing protein, whose amino-acid sequence is MKHRATILCLRAIHILLVARSNGRWALPGGRCKIGEPAFDAAARELLEETQMSGIPLQYIFEFWGARTRHYVFAARIPDNVEPIPSNEISRCRWVSVKDVRSAWVSVSTRGIVQILLEESSPMGPARRSSPLRAF
- a CDS encoding NAD(+) synthase; this translates as MTQSFFNLYSHEFARVAVAVPVCHVADPQFNAQQTLQLAREAAQKGALLVVFPELGISAYTCDDLFHQRALLDACESAIGEIVAASTSIPAVLVIGAPLKIEHKLFNCALVISNGKLCGVVPKSYLPNYGEFYEARQFSAAENASSSEVTLCGQHAPFGASLLFDVPHAPLFRFHVEICEDVWVPVPPSSFAALAGATVLVNLSASNIVIGKSGYRHQLVGQQSARCLSAYLYSSAGRGESTTDLAWDGQALIYENGELLAESERFVDTSHVIYGDIDLERLSRERMRQTTFGQSTRRHANEVCKFQVISVPASLPDAEHLPLMRSINRFPYVPSNPATRDERCAEVYNIQVQGLLQRLGAAGISKVVIGVSGGLDSTQALLVCAKAMDRLKLPRSNILGYTMPGFATSSRTLQQAKDLMQAVGCSMEEIDIRPSCMQMLHDLHHPFASGEKQYDVTFENVQAGERTSHLFRLANFHQAIVIGTGDLSELALGWCTYGVGDHMSHYSVNASVPKTLITHLVRWVAESGQVGDAGSHVLEQILATEISPELVPGKVDKVIDQKTESIIGPYELQDFNPYYLLRFGFSPSKVAFLAHCAWADRERGVWPAGPHVARNEYTLGDIKHNLAIFAERFFHTSQFKRSCIPNAPKVGSGGSLSPRGDWRAPSDSEATVWLRDIERIPA
- a CDS encoding hemerythrin domain-containing protein, giving the protein MPEKQPNPNTDDALELLIADHRAVERLFTAFKEAKEDDLEAKATLAQRACEELTIHTIIEEELLYPAAAQALPSGDVVDVEEAYVEHFLVKTLISKFETLKAGDKGFDATFKVMSEMVQHHVEEEENELFPELRKANLNVKGLGQKIAQRKMELQGKLDAVGSRAVGDKT
- a CDS encoding ferritin-like domain-containing protein — protein: MTQRKAIDDLFVHMLSDIYSAEKQLTKALAKLSRAASDPQLSEALKMHLEETQGQVERIDKVVETSGVKLKRMKCVAMEGLIEEGQELIDEMEKGAVLDAGLVAAAQKVEHYEIAAYGSLCAIGKQLGFTDAVNLLKETLEEEKATDLKLTEFAERAGNEKAKQQK
- a CDS encoding glucose/quinate/shikimate family membrane-bound PQQ-dependent dehydrogenase, producing the protein MSKPHRFPPALAVPAVVFIIIGLALAGGGVPLVALGGSWYYVVTGIAIALTGVLLSIRRRSALWLFALILFGSTIWAVVEARFDFWQLLPRLWVWLVLALWLLLPPVTRKLVFGPPAAHREGVVPLTAAVILTVLLGLVTAFNHPYDRAGTLASTAAPPTTPIAGDANRQAADWTDYGGSPLGQRYSPLTQITPENAGQLKVAWQFETGDKPGPGDPTETTDENTPIKVGNKLFLCTPHSIVIALDPASGKELWRYDPHIQSPVGFKHWEHMTCRGVSYHDDAMYPANAAVAAADNAAASAPTEGAAAGAPASTDASAAASNPQASASAPAADGASATTDAANGASTAAGAEQSASAATAASDTSAATQQTAAAAVSAECPRRIFLPTADARLIALNADTGQPCTHFGNNGQIDLRTNIGPFTPGGYYSTSPPAVTRDLVIISGHVTDNESTNEPSGVTRAFDVHDGHLVWNWDAGNPDETQPITGNQTYVRNSPNMWSVFSVDEKLGMVYLPLGNQTPDQWGGLRTPASEKVAAGVVALDLATGKMRWNYQFTHHDLWDMDVGGQPSLIDLQTPSGVQPALIASTKQGSLYVLNRETGKPIVPITEEPVPQGAGTGDHTSPTQPFSALNFKPPKVRERDMWGTNPFDQLWCRVKFKSLRYDGMFTPPSEQGSLVFPGNFGVFDWGGIAVDPVRQILIANPSYMAFTSKLVPRSQIPSDNGEKKGSETSGIKLARGTPYGFELNAFLSPLGIPCQAPPWGYVAGVDLRTKHIVWEHKNGTIRDSAPLPIPMPLGVPSLGGMITTAGGVAFLSGTLDYYLRAYDVRTGDRLWQARLPAGGQATPMTYADSNGKQYVLVTAGGHGSLGTKQGDYVIAYTLP
- a CDS encoding hemerythrin domain-containing protein — protein: MPDNNSSMSPTITAMIRLDHMHVLAAFHRYHTDTPWWRKRAIVNSVCAALEIHAQLEEEIFYPALAGVMSEDKTLEKSQPEHDEMRATIAKLRASGPEDAAYDGLFQQLMREVMHHVADEETVLLPAAERALKGELRSLGSKMTRRRMQLLGERPREIAVNTAGTFPIATFLLGSLLVIGATQCLPKSRRSRYAD
- the cydB gene encoding cytochrome d ubiquinol oxidase subunit II, whose protein sequence is MTATIDLPLVWAAILAFAVLAYVLLDGFDLGVGILFAVERSRDDRDLMVNTIAPVWDGNETWLVLGGGGLFAVFPLAYSIILPALYPPIIAMLLALVFRGVAFEFRFRATGSGRAWWDVAFFSGSTMAALCQGLVLGGLLQGIHVKGVSYSGGWWDWLTGFTVLCGLAVVVGYTLLGSCWLIWRTEGPLHERCRRYARTMAVAVLALIVVVTLWTPMLQGSLAARWFRWPDIAFTAAVPVLLILLAAGFWRSLSARRQALPLLFAYGIFILCYAGLLISLYPYLVPPAISFRDAAAPHASLLFLLVGAAITVPMILGYTVYAYSVFKGKMRPGEGYH